From a single Mycolicibacterium mengxianglii genomic region:
- a CDS encoding catalase — translation MAQDRGAKETIKSVVKDAKDKVVEAAERLQQHSPRYIPGAPGPEAPSFEEPTTPREPLPPKPDQGGPDLRTATGLSVGGGQTARGQQGEYLTTAQGARLYDTDHSLKAGARGPTLLQDHHLREKITHFDHERIPERVVHARGAAAHGVFHGNGAGEKICKAGFLRSGAATDVFVRFSTVLGSRGSADTVRDTRGFATKFYTDEGTFDLVGNNIPVFFIQDGIKFPDVVHAAKPHPDREIPQAQSAHDTFWDFVSLHTEAQAHTMWNMSDRGIPRSYRMMEGFGVHTFRLTGPDGETSLVKFHWKPRLGVHSLVWEEAQIAAGVDPDLHRRDLADAIEKGAYPEWDLGVQVMPDSPDHVFEGIDLLDPTKIVPEELAPVQVIGTMQLNRNPTNFFAETEQVAFHPGHLVPGIDVTDDPLLQARLFSYLDTQLTRLGGPNFGQIPINRPHAPVNDMLRDGFHQHGVHPGVAPYRPNSLDGGCPFLAGADTGAFIEVPAAVAESTKVRAAPASYDDHFSQVSMFYRSLSPVEQAHVAEAYKFELGKCYEKAIKERQLAALANIDVDLCATVAAGLGLEPPATTAAPAEPSVLSPAVSQLGRRWPVEGRNIGVLVGPDSDIGEVAAVVAALGEAKLVPLVIAPHGGTLTHEGGSVPISRTYATARSIEFDALVIAGSPTAVQAKILVDEAFRHFKGLAVLLQGTDLLARAGVGTDAEGVLGGAEPTALVTSLVESLGEHRVWGRGLAGV, via the coding sequence ATGGCGCAGGATCGCGGAGCCAAAGAGACCATCAAGAGCGTCGTCAAGGACGCCAAGGACAAGGTCGTGGAGGCCGCCGAACGGCTGCAGCAGCACAGCCCGAGGTACATCCCGGGCGCACCCGGTCCGGAGGCGCCCTCGTTCGAGGAGCCGACCACCCCGCGGGAACCGTTGCCGCCCAAGCCCGATCAGGGCGGACCCGACCTGCGGACGGCCACCGGGCTTTCCGTCGGCGGTGGGCAGACCGCGCGCGGCCAGCAGGGCGAGTACCTGACCACCGCCCAGGGCGCGCGACTGTACGACACCGACCACTCCCTCAAGGCGGGGGCGCGAGGACCGACGCTGCTTCAGGACCACCACCTGCGGGAGAAGATCACCCACTTCGACCACGAGCGCATTCCCGAGCGCGTGGTGCACGCCCGTGGCGCGGCCGCACACGGCGTGTTCCACGGCAACGGCGCCGGCGAGAAGATCTGCAAGGCTGGCTTCCTCAGGTCCGGCGCGGCAACCGACGTGTTCGTTCGATTCTCGACGGTGCTGGGCTCCCGGGGTTCGGCCGACACGGTGCGTGACACCCGCGGATTCGCCACCAAGTTCTACACCGACGAGGGCACCTTCGACCTCGTCGGCAACAACATCCCGGTGTTCTTCATCCAGGACGGCATCAAGTTTCCCGACGTCGTCCACGCCGCCAAACCGCACCCGGATCGTGAGATCCCCCAGGCGCAGAGCGCCCATGACACGTTCTGGGATTTCGTCTCCCTGCACACTGAAGCCCAGGCGCACACCATGTGGAACATGTCCGACCGCGGCATCCCGCGGTCCTACCGGATGATGGAGGGCTTCGGCGTCCACACCTTCCGACTGACCGGTCCCGATGGGGAGACGTCGTTGGTGAAGTTCCATTGGAAGCCGCGTCTGGGCGTGCACTCGCTGGTGTGGGAGGAGGCGCAGATCGCCGCAGGCGTCGACCCGGACCTGCACCGCCGCGACCTCGCCGACGCGATCGAGAAGGGCGCCTATCCCGAATGGGACCTCGGTGTACAGGTGATGCCGGATTCACCGGATCACGTGTTCGAGGGCATCGACCTGCTCGATCCGACGAAGATCGTGCCGGAGGAACTCGCGCCGGTGCAGGTGATCGGGACCATGCAGCTCAACCGCAATCCGACGAACTTCTTCGCCGAGACCGAACAGGTGGCGTTCCACCCGGGCCACCTGGTGCCCGGTATCGACGTCACCGACGATCCGCTGCTGCAGGCGCGGTTGTTCTCCTACCTCGACACGCAGTTGACCCGGCTGGGCGGACCCAACTTCGGCCAGATCCCGATCAACCGGCCCCACGCGCCCGTCAACGACATGCTCCGTGACGGCTTTCACCAGCACGGCGTGCACCCGGGCGTTGCGCCGTACCGGCCCAATTCGCTCGATGGCGGTTGCCCATTCCTCGCCGGGGCGGACACCGGTGCGTTCATCGAGGTTCCCGCCGCCGTCGCGGAGTCGACGAAAGTGCGTGCCGCTCCGGCGTCGTACGACGACCACTTCAGCCAGGTGTCGATGTTTTACCGCAGCCTGAGCCCGGTGGAGCAGGCGCACGTCGCCGAGGCGTACAAGTTCGAGCTGGGCAAGTGCTACGAGAAGGCGATCAAGGAACGCCAGCTTGCGGCGCTGGCCAACATCGACGTCGACCTGTGCGCCACCGTCGCCGCCGGGCTGGGCCTCGAGCCGCCCGCCACCACGGCGGCTCCGGCCGAGCCGTCGGTGCTCAGCCCGGCGGTGTCGCAGCTCGGGCGGCGCTGGCCGGTGGAGGGCCGCAACATCGGCGTCCTAGTTGGGCCGGACTCCGACATCGGCGAGGTGGCCGCGGTGGTTGCCGCGCTCGGGGAGGCCAAGCTGGTACCTCTGGTGATCGCGCCGCACGGCGGAACGCTCACCCATGAGGGTGGCAGCGTGCCGATCTCGCGGACTTATGCGACAGCACGTTCCATTGAGTTCGACGCTCTCGTGATCGCAGGATCTCCCACCGCCGTGCAGGCCAAGATTCTCGTTGACGAGGCGTTCCGGCACTTCAAGGGCTTGGCGGTACTGCTGCAGGGAACCGACCTCCTGGCCCGGGCGGGCGTGGGTACCGACGCCGAAGGTGTCCTCGGTGGTGCGGAACCGACGGCTCTGGTCACGTCGCTCGTCGAGAGTCTCGGGGAACACCGGGTCTGGGGCCGCGGCCTCGCCGGGGTTTAG